One stretch of Bacteroidota bacterium DNA includes these proteins:
- a CDS encoding TonB-dependent receptor has translation MREKQQQEGSVGKIIGRVVDENTGDGLPSVNILIKGTYYGASTDFDGNYKIEKLNPGTYNIDVTLLGYKTVQYSGIKVEAGKTVELNVKMVESVLSLGQEVIIIGEKRLFDVEETSSKRTIKTEDITVAAVTNVKDVVGLQTGVVQSDNEIHIRGSRGYENAYLVDGVSVQDVLGGSGFGLQISPEAIQEMEVITGGYNAEYGQATSGVVNITTKEGSDKYSGGVSYKTDRVVGVSSRHFFNSDQIEGNISGPVPLITELLPGTVSFFTNVSGNVTDGYTRWSERIRKGVPTGQYDKYIPQQLNSTIFNGSDYALRLANSFSVSSKLTWKPSPTFKLAYAFNQSVSIDQNSATIKTSLEREEPTPGYQYEYQNILDSANTFTQINIQHTLSLTQTLSSKTFFDLRISRYTAHVRGDANGKGYQLYNEPRDIVTLPIEYFYPDTNRIGVIPGDGFYDLGGPYSWRDHYIDDYTVKFDFTNHFTEKNKFKSGIEMKFQQLQMIDISQPWIKPLGLNNDIYKVSPASGALYAQDNISISGMVLNFGLRFDYWFPGKFVDDAINNPNVALASEDIRDQYRSQTSSLFGHRWKGRLSPRLGISHPVSDNQTLFFSYGHFSKLPRPTYVYSKLTESSARSSVQTVGNPNLNPETTVAYELGLRNQITENDVLTLTAYYKDIFDYITARSVRATSARISRGTYTTYVNSDYARTRGFEFDYTHRFTSQFRSTFAGSYSIATGKSSSATEALFNLTTGSGDATIKENFVSWDRPWQANLTSILSVKKNEPLYDFAPGILDDYSVYMRAFFQSGKRYTEQIYTGIDAEGRPQYRGKIEDPLQELAEYWFYINMNIEKYFDLGFGRMTVSLEIQNLLDNKNSQIINSVTGKAYEYGDNTPASFNDPRFPDLQGTISPYPYNPARYLSPRTARLGVALRF, from the coding sequence ATGCGTGAGAAACAACAACAAGAAGGCTCTGTTGGAAAGATTATTGGCAGAGTTGTCGATGAAAATACTGGAGATGGTCTTCCGAGTGTGAATATCCTTATCAAAGGAACATATTATGGAGCTTCGACTGATTTCGACGGTAATTACAAAATTGAAAAACTTAATCCCGGTACATATAATATCGACGTGACTCTGCTTGGTTACAAGACCGTTCAGTATTCAGGAATAAAAGTTGAAGCAGGAAAAACAGTTGAACTGAATGTGAAAATGGTTGAATCTGTTCTTTCTCTTGGGCAGGAAGTAATTATCATCGGTGAAAAACGATTATTCGATGTTGAAGAAACATCAAGTAAGCGGACGATTAAAACAGAAGATATAACAGTTGCTGCTGTAACGAACGTAAAAGATGTTGTCGGTTTGCAGACCGGTGTTGTTCAATCCGATAATGAAATTCATATTCGCGGAAGCCGCGGATACGAGAACGCTTATCTTGTGGATGGTGTTTCGGTGCAGGATGTTCTTGGAGGATCGGGATTTGGTTTGCAGATCAGCCCTGAAGCAATTCAGGAAATGGAAGTGATCACCGGTGGCTACAATGCAGAATATGGCCAGGCAACTTCGGGCGTCGTGAATATTACCACCAAAGAGGGAAGTGATAAATATAGTGGTGGTGTTTCATACAAGACGGACCGTGTTGTCGGTGTATCATCCCGGCATTTCTTTAACTCCGATCAGATTGAAGGAAATATCAGCGGTCCGGTTCCGTTGATTACTGAACTATTGCCAGGGACGGTGAGCTTTTTCACCAATGTATCCGGTAATGTAACAGATGGCTACACTCGATGGAGCGAACGAATTAGAAAAGGTGTCCCAACCGGTCAATATGATAAGTACATTCCTCAACAGCTTAATTCAACAATCTTTAACGGATCGGATTATGCATTGAGATTGGCAAATAGTTTTTCCGTCTCAAGCAAATTGACCTGGAAACCTTCGCCGACATTTAAATTAGCATACGCATTTAATCAATCGGTTTCTATTGACCAAAATTCTGCAACGATCAAAACATCATTAGAGCGTGAAGAGCCAACTCCGGGATATCAGTATGAGTACCAAAATATTCTGGACAGCGCCAATACATTTACACAGATCAATATTCAGCATACGTTATCGCTGACGCAAACTCTTTCATCGAAAACATTTTTTGATCTGCGCATTAGCAGATATACGGCGCATGTTCGCGGCGACGCTAATGGGAAGGGATATCAACTATACAACGAACCGCGTGACATCGTAACACTTCCAATTGAATATTTTTATCCTGATACAAACAGAATTGGCGTCATTCCCGGTGACGGATTTTATGATCTCGGCGGACCATACAGTTGGCGCGATCATTACATCGACGATTATACTGTAAAATTTGATTTTACCAATCACTTTACAGAAAAAAATAAATTCAAGTCCGGAATTGAAATGAAATTCCAACAGCTGCAAATGATTGATATTTCGCAGCCGTGGATTAAACCGCTTGGATTGAACAACGATATCTACAAAGTTAGTCCCGCTTCTGGTGCGTTGTATGCTCAGGATAATATTTCGATCAGCGGAATGGTTTTAAATTTTGGGTTACGGTTTGATTATTGGTTCCCCGGTAAATTTGTTGACGATGCCATCAATAATCCCAATGTTGCACTAGCTTCGGAAGATATTCGTGACCAATATCGATCACAAACATCATCGTTGTTTGGCCATCGATGGAAAGGAAGATTAAGTCCTCGCCTTGGAATTTCACATCCCGTATCTGATAATCAAACATTATTCTTTTCTTATGGACATTTCTCCAAACTACCGAGACCGACATACGTCTATTCAAAATTGACCGAAAGCAGTGCCCGTTCTTCTGTGCAAACAGTCGGTAATCCTAATTTGAATCCTGAAACAACAGTAGCATACGAACTTGGTCTACGAAATCAGATCACCGAAAATGATGTTCTCACATTAACAGCATATTACAAAGATATCTTTGACTACATCACTGCCCGAAGCGTTCGAGCTACCAGTGCTCGTATCTCGCGAGGAACATACACAACATATGTCAATTCTGATTATGCGCGAACACGCGGATTTGAATTTGATTACACGCATCGTTTCACATCGCAGTTCCGGTCGACATTTGCCGGATCTTACTCAATCGCCACCGGTAAAAGTTCTTCGGCAACGGAAGCATTATTCAATCTGACCACCGGCAGCGGTGATGCAACCATTAAAGAGAATTTTGTTTCATGGGATCGTCCCTGGCAGGCGAATCTCACATCCATTCTCAGCGTGAAAAAGAATGAACCTCTCTATGATTTTGCGCCGGGTATTCTGGATGACTATTCCGTTTATATGCGAGCATTTTTTCAATCCGGTAAACGATATACGGAACAGATCTATACAGGGATTGATGCAGAGGGAAGACCGCAATATCGCGGAAAGATTGAAGATCCATTGCAAGAACTTGCCGAATATTGGTTTTATATCAATATGAATATTGAAAAATATTTTGATCTTGGTTTTGGTAGAATGACGGTGAGTCTGGAAATTCAAAATCTTTTGGACAATAAGAATTCACAGATTATTAATTCAGTGACCGGAAAAGCGTATGAGTATGGTGATAATACTCCGGCTTCGTTTAACGATCCACGCTTCCCGGATCTACAAGGTACTATTTCGCCGTATCCCTATAATCCGGCGCGGTATCTTTCACCACGCACAGCCCGATTGGGTGTTGCGTTGCGGTTTTAA
- a CDS encoding PorV/PorQ family protein, which produces MRLNNKNIFGMSRRVFIALCSLVFVYSSFAQLVPNLGSQRSGISSFQFLKIGGDARGSAMSEAVIAVTNDVSALYWNPAGLVNSTSNQIVVSHAEWLVDLKHEFFGMSYALGENDFVGFSFTSLHTDPMPITTEYQPTGNGNYFNFSDVAIGGTYARKMTDQFSFGITARYVRENIAELHTDAILVDIGTYYFMGLGSSRFSVVVTNFGDNVEPKGSTLNGAGEKVNSFQGFSPPTLFKLGYAFEPWQDETNRLTTSLQLNHPNDNAENVRFGVEYEYDKMFFLRAGVKRTIGESLLGKSISSAEDVSFGGGVKIPLGITVANVDYSFSNFNELGSVHRISVLLTY; this is translated from the coding sequence ATGAGACTGAATAACAAAAATATATTTGGAATGAGTAGAAGAGTGTTTATTGCTCTTTGCTCTTTAGTATTTGTTTATTCTTCGTTTGCCCAATTGGTACCGAATCTCGGCAGTCAGCGTTCAGGTATTTCTTCATTCCAATTCTTAAAGATCGGCGGAGATGCGCGTGGTTCAGCGATGAGCGAAGCAGTGATTGCAGTAACAAACGACGTTTCAGCATTGTATTGGAATCCTGCAGGCTTAGTAAATTCAACCTCAAATCAGATAGTCGTATCACATGCAGAATGGCTTGTTGACCTAAAACATGAATTTTTTGGGATGAGTTACGCACTCGGCGAAAATGACTTTGTTGGTTTTTCATTCACATCGCTTCATACGGATCCGATGCCGATTACAACGGAATATCAACCGACCGGGAATGGAAATTATTTTAATTTTAGCGATGTCGCCATCGGCGGAACATATGCTCGAAAGATGACTGATCAATTTAGTTTTGGGATTACCGCGCGATATGTCCGAGAAAATATTGCGGAGTTGCATACAGATGCGATATTGGTCGATATTGGAACATATTATTTTATGGGATTAGGTTCGTCCCGTTTTTCCGTTGTGGTTACCAATTTTGGAGATAACGTTGAACCAAAAGGATCAACTTTAAATGGGGCAGGGGAGAAGGTCAATTCTTTCCAAGGATTTTCTCCGCCAACATTATTCAAATTGGGATATGCCTTTGAGCCATGGCAGGATGAGACCAACCGATTAACAACATCTCTACAGCTGAATCATCCGAACGATAATGCAGAGAATGTTCGCTTTGGAGTAGAATATGAATACGATAAAATGTTCTTCCTGCGCGCTGGAGTAAAACGAACGATTGGCGAATCGTTGCTTGGAAAATCGATCTCTTCTGCCGAGGATGTTTCGTTTGGTGGCGGTGTAAAAATCCCGCTCGGTATCACCGTCGCTAATGTGGATTATTCATTTTCAAATTTTAATGAGCTAGGGAGTGTTCACAGGATTTCTGTGCTATTGACATATTAA
- a CDS encoding Sir2 family NAD-dependent protein deacetylase, with translation MNIVIFSGAGLSTESGIPTFRDSGGLWEQHRIEDVASPEGWQKNRKLVLDFYAMRFLKQAECQPNPAHHAIAKLSQHYTITNITQNIDTLLERAGCENVWHLHGRIDIQKCEFHHSLAFQFDSNFDCDYKSQIVKPIKLGEECPQCGGQLRPDIVWFGEPVDMRDEFLRQLIKSADIFIGVGTSAQVYPAAGLLPMFRRTKEKYFIDPHPNYELLDGYTVLQGSASEQLPKLVGKLLE, from the coding sequence ATGAATATTGTTATCTTCAGCGGTGCTGGTCTTTCAACAGAAAGCGGAATCCCGACCTTTCGAGATAGCGGAGGGTTGTGGGAACAGCATCGCATAGAAGACGTTGCATCGCCTGAGGGATGGCAAAAAAATCGGAAACTTGTTCTTGATTTCTACGCCATGCGCTTTCTGAAACAAGCTGAGTGTCAACCAAATCCCGCACATCACGCCATCGCAAAACTTTCCCAACACTACACGATTACAAATATCACGCAGAACATCGATACTCTGCTTGAACGGGCAGGCTGCGAAAATGTATGGCATCTTCACGGAAGAATTGATATCCAAAAATGTGAATTTCATCATTCGTTAGCATTTCAGTTTGATTCCAATTTCGACTGTGATTATAAATCACAAATCGTCAAACCGATAAAGTTGGGAGAGGAATGTCCGCAATGTGGTGGACAACTACGTCCGGATATTGTTTGGTTTGGGGAACCTGTTGATATGCGGGACGAGTTTCTGAGGCAGTTGATCAAATCTGCCGATATATTTATTGGGGTTGGAACGTCGGCACAAGTGTATCCTGCTGCAGGATTATTACCGATGTTTCGCCGGACGAAAGAAAAATATTTCATCGATCCGCATCCGAATTACGAATTATTGGATGGATATACTGTTTTGCAGGGGAGTGCAAGCGAACAATTGCCAAAGTTAGTTGGCAAATTATTGGAATAA
- the ppc gene encoding phosphoenolpyruvate carboxylase → MKETSNPQTSDIPLRSNIRLLGNILGEVIKEQEGKPFFELEEFIRRSTKEYRSTHNKDVHHQLIKKIRTLETRSMRKLIRAFSTYFQLVNIAEQHHRIQRLRGQKQLGTSHYPQGSLRHTLLYAKKKKITAAEIRRFLSQLFISPVFTAHPTEALRRTVLEKHSRIWELLEEIDKKDSLPSEREELRLSVKRNITSLWQTEETRSYDITPLDEVTNGLFYYTQVLQHTIPAFYRELEYALADTYPTLIEQIPSFIQFGTWIGGDRDGNHFVTADVTWAALKRQSHSVVDLYIKMIDDLYVVRSESKKSVPVDTKLEQSIDDELKQFQEAFPPGIRNKNEVYRVKIALIYRKLLRYKKKLDGTLPSGETTYSSSAEFLDDLYLIRYSLMKNKGADLTSGTLKDLIRNGETFGFHLATLDIRQHKKIHSAAIAEIFAQSLVSYSSFSDDERLEWLTKAIYGRSTFTFKEDTLTDQSKEVFATFRTIKRALDEIDHRAIRSYIISMTESAADVLEVLFLMKLTGLYSPDKNFSGLNIVPLFETIGDLRGSVEIMERLYTNPAYKEHLALRNQHQEIMLGYSDSSKDGGIVTSNWELYKAQRALAKCSAHHKIDWMFFHGRGGTVGRGGGPEFQAVMALNGHSINGKIKITEQGEVISLKYSHKEIAQRTLELTTSAMLLKYFDKTNLHKIKVARHPQWLETMAELSQQCFENYRKVVYDDPNLVRYYFQATPLKEITKMKIGSRPAKRTNTERIEDLRAIPWVFAWMQSRHNLPGWLGVDEVLDASQSATVKSLQQMYRHWNFFRAMIDNIQMIVAKADFDIARHYAELVQPTALGEETYSLLRNRFERTKHVLVKISEQKNILDSNAVLQRSITLRNPYVDPMSLMQVELLKRLRSEKITESQRKELEEVVFLCINGIAAGLRNTG, encoded by the coding sequence GTGAAAGAGACATCCAATCCACAAACATCAGATATCCCTCTCCGATCCAACATTCGTCTTCTCGGAAATATTCTTGGAGAAGTAATCAAAGAACAAGAAGGAAAACCGTTCTTTGAATTGGAAGAGTTCATTCGTCGTTCAACAAAAGAGTATCGATCGACACATAATAAAGACGTTCACCACCAGTTAATAAAAAAAATTAGAACGCTGGAAACACGTTCCATGAGGAAGCTCATTCGTGCTTTTTCTACGTATTTTCAACTCGTGAACATTGCGGAGCAACACCATCGAATCCAGCGATTGCGAGGACAAAAACAACTCGGAACTTCTCATTATCCGCAAGGTTCATTACGGCATACGTTACTCTATGCAAAAAAGAAAAAAATCACTGCAGCTGAGATCCGACGGTTTCTTTCACAATTGTTCATCTCCCCTGTCTTCACTGCTCATCCCACAGAAGCTCTTCGGCGAACAGTGCTGGAAAAACATTCACGCATCTGGGAGCTTCTTGAAGAGATCGATAAGAAAGATTCGCTGCCGAGTGAGCGTGAAGAATTACGTTTATCCGTGAAACGCAATATTACCAGTCTTTGGCAAACGGAAGAGACAAGAAGTTACGATATCACTCCATTGGATGAAGTAACTAATGGCCTGTTTTATTACACACAAGTGCTTCAACACACGATTCCTGCATTCTATCGCGAACTTGAGTATGCGTTAGCAGATACCTATCCAACGCTGATCGAACAGATCCCCTCATTTATACAATTTGGCACGTGGATCGGCGGCGACCGGGATGGAAATCATTTTGTCACAGCCGATGTTACTTGGGCGGCGTTGAAACGGCAGTCTCATTCCGTGGTCGATTTGTATATCAAAATGATTGACGACCTTTATGTGGTTCGAAGTGAATCAAAAAAGAGCGTTCCCGTTGATACGAAATTGGAACAGTCCATCGATGATGAGTTGAAACAATTTCAGGAAGCATTTCCTCCCGGTATACGAAATAAAAATGAAGTATACCGAGTGAAAATTGCGCTTATCTATCGTAAACTTCTTCGGTACAAGAAAAAATTGGATGGAACTCTTCCTTCTGGGGAAACGACATATTCCTCTTCTGCTGAATTTCTCGATGATCTTTATCTCATAAGATACAGTCTGATGAAAAATAAGGGTGCCGATCTCACGAGCGGAACATTAAAGGATCTTATTCGAAATGGTGAGACGTTTGGATTCCATCTTGCAACGCTTGATATTCGACAGCATAAAAAAATCCATTCCGCTGCCATTGCAGAGATCTTCGCACAATCCTTAGTATCGTATTCATCCTTTTCCGACGATGAACGATTGGAATGGCTTACAAAGGCTATCTATGGACGGTCAACATTTACTTTTAAAGAAGATACACTGACCGATCAGTCAAAAGAAGTTTTTGCAACATTCAGAACGATTAAGCGCGCATTGGATGAAATTGATCATCGCGCAATTCGTTCGTACATCATCAGCATGACAGAGTCTGCAGCTGATGTTCTTGAGGTCTTATTCCTGATGAAATTAACCGGGTTATATTCACCCGACAAGAATTTCAGTGGATTAAATATTGTTCCTCTGTTTGAGACTATTGGTGATTTAAGAGGTTCCGTAGAGATTATGGAACGATTATATACGAATCCGGCTTACAAAGAACATCTTGCATTACGCAACCAACATCAGGAAATAATGCTAGGGTATTCAGACAGCAGTAAAGATGGTGGAATCGTAACGTCGAATTGGGAATTGTACAAAGCACAGCGCGCGTTGGCAAAGTGTTCTGCTCACCATAAAATTGATTGGATGTTCTTTCACGGGCGCGGAGGAACAGTTGGACGCGGAGGTGGACCGGAGTTTCAAGCGGTAATGGCATTGAACGGACATTCCATCAACGGAAAGATCAAGATTACAGAACAAGGAGAGGTGATCTCGCTGAAATATTCACATAAAGAGATCGCACAACGGACTCTTGAGTTAACGACATCGGCGATGTTGCTGAAATATTTCGACAAAACGAATCTTCATAAGATAAAAGTAGCTCGTCATCCACAATGGCTAGAAACAATGGCGGAACTTTCTCAGCAATGTTTTGAAAATTATCGTAAAGTGGTGTACGATGATCCCAACCTTGTCCGATATTATTTTCAGGCGACACCGTTAAAAGAAATTACAAAAATGAAGATCGGCTCCCGTCCGGCAAAAAGGACGAATACGGAACGGATTGAAGACCTTCGTGCTATTCCTTGGGTGTTTGCATGGATGCAAAGCCGTCACAACTTACCCGGATGGTTAGGTGTTGACGAAGTGTTGGATGCTTCTCAATCGGCAACGGTAAAATCTTTACAGCAAATGTATCGACATTGGAACTTTTTCCGAGCAATGATTGACAATATTCAAATGATCGTTGCCAAAGCTGATTTTGATATTGCACGACATTATGCTGAATTAGTTCAGCCGACTGCTCTCGGCGAAGAAACTTACTCGCTATTGAGAAATCGATTTGAAAGAACAAAACACGTTTTAGTGAAAATATCTGAACAAAAAAATATTTTAGATAGCAATGCGGTGTTACAGCGATCTATAACCCTGCGTAATCCCTATGTCGATCCAATGAGTTTGATGCAGGTAGAATTATTAAAGAGACTTCGCTCAGAGAAAATCACCGAATCGCAACGGAAGGAATTAGAAGAAGTGGTATTCCTCTGTATTAACGGAATTGCTGCGGGATTACGAAATACGGGGTGA
- a CDS encoding alpha/beta hydrolase family protein: protein MFSQVTVVEDSLFSPSLNSFTKYYAILPDGYSKVQERYPVLYLLHGLTGNYTNWVKYSNIVRYAKEYQLIIVTPDGKNGWYTNSHTQQNAKYEDQIMNDLIPNVEKKYRTIQSKFSRAIAGLSMGAYGAIKFGLKYPDKFFFVGGMSPAIQFPKSLEDSAIIARRSKESTLNLQDIFGTVRNESWEEDDVFSLVDKSTSTSLPYFYLSIGSQDGILELVDLTHNFAAALRRKKIAFEMHETAGAHEWKFWDKEIEIILKRIAELSGKKK, encoded by the coding sequence TTGTTCTCACAAGTCACAGTTGTGGAAGATAGTCTGTTTTCACCTTCTCTGAATTCTTTTACGAAGTATTATGCCATTTTACCTGACGGCTATTCCAAAGTACAGGAACGATATCCCGTGTTATACCTTTTGCATGGACTGACGGGTAACTATACTAATTGGGTTAAATATTCTAATATCGTCCGATACGCTAAGGAATATCAACTGATTATTGTTACGCCAGACGGGAAAAACGGCTGGTATACAAATTCTCACACTCAGCAGAATGCAAAATACGAAGACCAGATCATGAACGATCTGATTCCAAATGTGGAAAAAAAATATAGAACTATCCAATCGAAATTCAGTAGAGCAATTGCGGGACTTTCGATGGGAGCCTATGGAGCAATTAAATTTGGCTTGAAATATCCCGATAAATTCTTTTTTGTCGGAGGAATGAGCCCTGCCATCCAATTTCCGAAAAGCCTGGAAGATTCTGCAATTATTGCACGACGCTCTAAGGAATCTACATTGAATTTACAAGATATTTTTGGAACAGTCCGTAATGAATCGTGGGAGGAAGACGATGTCTTTTCCCTTGTTGATAAATCCACCTCCACATCACTCCCCTATTTTTATCTTTCAATTGGTTCACAGGACGGAATTCTAGAGCTTGTCGATCTTACTCACAATTTTGCTGCGGCGCTTCGGAGAAAGAAGATCGCGTTTGAGATGCACGAAACTGCCGGTGCACACGAATGGAAATTTTGGGATAAAGAAATAGAAATAATACTCAAACGTATCGCTGAACTGAGCGGAAAGAAGAAATAG
- a CDS encoding carboxylate-amine ligase encodes MSSKLFTLGIEEEFQIVDPDTRDLKSHIEEILEDGKFILRENIKPEMHQSVVEVGTEICETVQEARREVSKLRSTLDQLARKKGLRIAAAGTHPFARWDAQKITDHARYREIVEDMQQVARANLIFGLHVHVGMPDRETAIQVMNTARYFLPHIFALSTNSPFWMGSNTGFKSYRIKIFERFPRTGIPDIFESLSDYEDYIKLLMKTKCIDNPKRIWWDIRLHPFFDTIEWRVCDIPMRVDETIALAALMQAVTAKLYKLFKKNLGFRIYKTRLLNENRWRAARYGVQGKLIDFGKQEEVPFSSLVDELLEFVDDEIDELGSRKEVEYVKEILKTGTGADRQIKVWNETKDLNAVVDLIIKETAMGLD; translated from the coding sequence ATGAGTTCGAAATTATTCACGTTAGGAATTGAAGAAGAATTTCAGATTGTCGATCCTGATACTCGAGATTTAAAATCCCACATAGAGGAGATTCTTGAAGATGGGAAGTTTATTCTTCGTGAAAATATTAAACCGGAAATGCATCAGTCCGTTGTTGAAGTCGGGACGGAAATTTGTGAAACAGTACAGGAAGCACGAAGAGAAGTATCAAAATTGCGCAGTACGCTCGATCAGCTCGCGCGAAAAAAAGGATTAAGGATTGCTGCCGCAGGAACACACCCGTTCGCTCGATGGGATGCGCAAAAAATTACCGATCATGCACGATATCGGGAAATTGTGGAAGATATGCAGCAAGTTGCCCGCGCCAATCTGATCTTTGGTTTGCATGTACATGTAGGTATGCCGGATCGTGAAACTGCTATCCAGGTGATGAACACAGCAAGATATTTCCTACCGCACATATTCGCTCTTTCCACAAATTCTCCGTTTTGGATGGGAAGCAATACCGGATTCAAATCTTACCGCATCAAGATCTTTGAACGTTTTCCTCGCACTGGAATTCCCGATATCTTTGAATCATTGTCGGATTATGAAGACTATATAAAATTGTTGATGAAGACGAAATGCATCGATAATCCGAAACGCATTTGGTGGGATATTCGACTGCATCCGTTCTTTGATACGATTGAATGGAGAGTATGCGATATTCCCATGCGTGTGGATGAAACAATTGCCCTTGCCGCATTGATGCAGGCGGTAACGGCAAAGTTGTACAAATTATTTAAAAAGAATCTCGGTTTCCGGATTTACAAAACACGCTTGTTGAATGAGAACCGGTGGCGCGCAGCTCGTTACGGAGTGCAAGGTAAGCTAATTGATTTTGGCAAACAGGAGGAGGTTCCATTTTCAAGTTTGGTGGATGAACTTCTCGAATTTGTTGATGATGAGATTGATGAATTAGGAAGTCGAAAAGAAGTTGAATATGTCAAAGAGATTCTGAAAACAGGAACCGGTGCCGATCGGCAAATTAAAGTTTGGAATGAAACAAAGGATCTGAATGCTGTGGTTGATTTGATTATTAAAGAAACTGCTATGGGTTTAGATTGA
- a CDS encoding aminopeptidase has protein sequence MSTEITSVEFDTALSKGARNAVNDCLRIKPSERITIITDKDCIEIAASLVHEIEKVGSEFNVFVMEDYAVRPLKDMPQVILDDLGKSQVSIFAAITQTGELGSRIQMTSVVNKNKIRHGHMVNINKQIMMEGMCADFLEVDKISERLVNKARKTKIIKAKTPAGTDFVAEFAPHLKWLKTSGIISPDKWGNLPGGEIFTSPSNTNGLFVVDGVVGDYLCQKWGNIQEYPLFIQVVENRIKSVECSNKELLQEFIDYTHTDGNSDRVGEFAIGTNIALKSIIGHILQDEKFPGIHIAFGHPYADHTGQNWVSTTHIDCVGRNFDIWMDDVQVMEKGKFIFENF, from the coding sequence TTGAGCACAGAAATAACTTCAGTTGAATTTGATACTGCGTTGAGCAAAGGAGCTCGAAATGCTGTCAACGATTGCCTTCGTATAAAACCCTCCGAACGCATTACCATTATCACCGATAAAGATTGTATCGAAATTGCCGCATCACTTGTTCATGAAATTGAAAAAGTCGGTTCGGAATTTAATGTGTTTGTGATGGAAGATTATGCCGTACGCCCGTTGAAAGATATGCCGCAGGTGATTTTGGATGATCTTGGGAAATCTCAAGTAAGCATTTTTGCCGCCATTACACAGACCGGAGAACTGGGTTCACGCATTCAAATGACAAGCGTGGTGAATAAGAATAAAATCCGTCATGGCCACATGGTGAATATCAATAAGCAGATTATGATGGAGGGGATGTGCGCTGATTTTTTAGAAGTTGATAAAATCAGTGAACGACTCGTAAACAAAGCACGAAAAACGAAAATAATTAAAGCAAAAACACCCGCTGGGACAGATTTTGTTGCGGAGTTTGCACCGCATCTGAAATGGTTAAAAACCAGCGGCATTATTTCTCCGGATAAATGGGGAAATCTTCCGGGAGGAGAGATCTTTACATCTCCGAGCAATACGAATGGCTTATTTGTTGTTGACGGTGTGGTTGGCGATTACCTTTGTCAAAAGTGGGGCAATATTCAAGAATATCCCTTGTTCATTCAGGTGGTTGAGAACAGAATTAAATCTGTTGAATGTTCAAACAAAGAATTACTGCAAGAGTTTATTGACTATACGCATACCGATGGAAACAGCGACCGTGTAGGTGAGTTTGCTATCGGTACAAACATCGCACTAAAAAGCATTATCGGCCATATACTGCAGGATGAAAAGTTTCCCGGCATCCATATCGCTTTCGGACATCCATATGCTGATCATACCGGGCAAAATTGGGTTTCTACCACACACATCGATTGCGTCGGAAGAAATTTTGATATTTGGATGGATGACGTACAAGTGATGGAAAAAGGGAAATTCATCTTCGAAAATTTTTAA
- a CDS encoding AraC family transcriptional regulator: MKKKQKQKSNLQKLYIKNMVCDRCIRVVRNEMVLLGHDVRTVELGEVELGNTLKQSEMDTVKNMLQNNGFELIEDKNGKTIEAIKTAIIQLVHYNHDAKPMKIKYSEYIGQKVGRDYHSLSVLFSSVENVTIEQYIIKQKIERAKELIKYDDRSLSEISYMLNYSSVQHLSNQFKSVTGFTPSQFKKLTPAHHHHHRIPLDKVK; this comes from the coding sequence ATGAAGAAAAAACAAAAACAAAAATCAAATCTTCAAAAGCTCTATATTAAAAACATGGTGTGTGATCGATGCATTCGTGTTGTTCGGAATGAAATGGTATTACTTGGTCATGATGTTCGAACAGTAGAACTTGGCGAAGTGGAGCTTGGTAATACATTGAAGCAAAGTGAGATGGATACAGTAAAAAATATGTTGCAGAATAACGGTTTTGAACTGATTGAAGATAAAAATGGAAAAACGATTGAGGCGATCAAAACAGCCATCATTCAACTGGTTCATTATAATCATGATGCCAAGCCAATGAAGATTAAGTATTCCGAATATATAGGTCAAAAAGTTGGAAGGGATTACCATTCACTGAGTGTGCTTTTTTCGTCTGTAGAGAATGTTACCATAGAACAGTATATCATCAAACAAAAGATCGAGCGAGCGAAAGAATTGATTAAATATGATGATCGTTCGTTGAGCGAGATATCATATATGCTGAATTACAGTAGCGTGCAGCACCTTTCCAATCAATTTAAATCTGTTACCGGATTTACTCCCAGTCAATTCAAAAAACTTACTCCCGCACATCACCACCACCATCGCATTCCTTTGGATAAGGTAAAATAG